The proteins below are encoded in one region of Vibrio sp. ED004:
- a CDS encoding ParA family protein: MGRIVAIANQKGGVGKTTTCINLAASMAATKRKILVVDLDPQGNATMASGVDKYQVEATAYDLLVEDTPFDEVVCRSTSGNYDLIAANGDVTAAEIKLMEVFAREVRLKNALASIRDNYDFIFIDCPPSLNLLTINAMAAADSVLVPMQCEYFALEGLTALMDTISKLAAVVNENLKIEGLLRTMYDPRNRLSNEVSDQLKKHFGSKVYRTVIPRNVRLAEAPSHGKPAMYYDKYSAGAKAYLALAGEMLRREEVPV; this comes from the coding sequence GTGGGTAGAATCGTAGCAATTGCCAACCAGAAGGGCGGCGTAGGAAAAACAACAACTTGCATTAATTTAGCAGCATCAATGGCGGCGACAAAACGCAAGATATTGGTTGTTGACCTCGATCCTCAAGGTAATGCCACTATGGCGAGCGGTGTCGACAAATATCAAGTTGAAGCAACTGCTTACGATTTGTTGGTTGAAGACACCCCATTTGATGAGGTAGTTTGTCGAAGTACATCCGGCAATTACGACCTCATCGCCGCTAACGGTGATGTTACTGCGGCAGAAATCAAGCTGATGGAGGTCTTTGCTCGCGAAGTTCGCCTTAAGAATGCACTGGCATCCATTCGCGATAATTATGATTTCATCTTTATTGATTGCCCACCTTCTCTAAATCTTCTTACAATTAACGCGATGGCTGCGGCCGACTCCGTGTTAGTTCCAATGCAATGTGAATACTTTGCTCTGGAAGGTTTGACTGCGTTGATGGATACCATCAGTAAGCTCGCTGCGGTTGTTAATGAGAACCTGAAGATCGAAGGTCTTCTGCGTACTATGTATGACCCTCGAAACCGCTTATCGAACGAAGTATCTGATCAACTCAAAAAACACTTCGGTAGCAAAGTCTACCGAACTGTGATCCCTAGAAATGTGCGTCTGGCAGAAGCGCCAAGTCATGGCAAGCCAGCAATGTACTACGACAAATATTCCGCAGGTGCTAAAGCATATCTTGCTCTGGCAGGCGAAATGTTGCGTCGTGAAGAAGTCCCAGTATAG
- the mnmG gene encoding tRNA uridine-5-carboxymethylaminomethyl(34) synthesis enzyme MnmG: MLYHEKFDVIVVGGGHAGTEAALASARTGQSTLLLTHNIDTLGQMSCNPAIGGIGKGHLVKEVDAMGGLMAQAIDHAGIQFRTLNASKGPAVRATRAQADRALYKAFVRNVLENTPNLTLFQQSVDDLIVEQDQVVGVVTQMGLKFRADAVVLTVGTFLGGKIHIGMESSSGGRAGDPPSIALADRLRDLPFRVDRLKTGTPPRIDARSVDFSELEVQHGDNPTPVFSFMGSRAQQPRQIPCYITHTNENTHDVIRANLDRSPMYAGVIEGIGPRYCPSIEDKVMRFADKNSHQIFIEPEGLTTHELYPNGISTSLPFDVQVQIVRSMKGFENAHIVRPGYAIEYDFFDPRDLKLTYETKFIKGLFFAGQINGTTGYEEAAAQGLMAGLNASLFTQGKEGWSPRRDQAYMGVLIDDLSTMGTKEPYRMFTSRAEYRLLLREDNADIRLTEKSRELGLVDDARWARFNEKMDSMEKERQRLKETWINPKSEDIGALNQILKTPMSREASGEDLLRRPEMTYSQLTALDRFGPALEDQQASEQVEIQVKYEGYIQRQQDEIEKSLRHENTKLPADIDYSEVKGLSNEVVLKLTTTKPDSIGIASRISGITPAAISILLVYLKKHGLLKKGEEA; encoded by the coding sequence ATGCTTTATCACGAAAAATTTGACGTCATCGTTGTTGGTGGTGGCCATGCAGGAACGGAAGCCGCACTCGCATCTGCACGTACTGGTCAAAGTACGTTATTACTTACTCATAATATCGATACATTAGGACAAATGTCTTGTAACCCAGCCATTGGCGGGATTGGTAAGGGCCACTTGGTAAAAGAGGTCGATGCAATGGGTGGATTAATGGCGCAAGCTATTGATCATGCAGGTATTCAGTTCAGAACATTGAACGCATCAAAAGGCCCTGCGGTTCGTGCAACTCGTGCACAAGCTGACCGCGCGCTTTACAAAGCGTTTGTTCGTAACGTTCTTGAAAACACACCAAACCTGACTTTGTTCCAACAGTCGGTTGATGATTTGATCGTTGAACAGGATCAAGTGGTGGGTGTGGTGACACAGATGGGCCTTAAGTTCCGCGCTGATGCTGTGGTATTGACTGTAGGCACATTCCTAGGCGGAAAGATCCATATTGGTATGGAGAGTTCTTCAGGTGGTCGTGCGGGTGATCCACCATCGATCGCACTGGCTGACCGTCTTCGTGATCTTCCATTCCGAGTTGATCGCCTGAAAACAGGTACACCGCCACGTATCGATGCACGAAGCGTTGATTTTTCTGAGCTTGAAGTTCAGCACGGTGATAATCCAACCCCTGTTTTCTCGTTCATGGGTAGCCGAGCACAACAGCCTCGTCAAATCCCGTGTTACATCACGCATACCAACGAGAATACACACGACGTTATTCGTGCCAATCTTGATCGCAGCCCAATGTACGCGGGTGTGATTGAAGGTATTGGCCCTCGTTACTGTCCTTCGATTGAAGACAAAGTGATGCGTTTTGCTGACAAGAACAGCCACCAAATCTTTATTGAGCCTGAAGGTCTAACGACACATGAGCTATACCCGAACGGTATCTCAACCAGTCTGCCGTTTGATGTACAGGTTCAAATCGTTCGCTCTATGAAGGGCTTTGAAAATGCTCATATCGTTCGCCCAGGCTATGCGATTGAGTACGATTTCTTTGACCCTCGCGATCTTAAGCTGACTTACGAAACCAAGTTTATCAAGGGTCTGTTCTTTGCTGGTCAGATCAACGGTACAACGGGTTACGAAGAAGCAGCGGCACAAGGCTTAATGGCCGGCCTGAATGCGAGTTTGTTTACGCAAGGCAAAGAAGGCTGGAGTCCACGTCGTGACCAAGCTTACATGGGCGTTCTTATTGATGACCTATCAACAATGGGCACCAAAGAACCTTACCGTATGTTTACGTCTCGTGCGGAATACCGTCTGTTGCTTCGCGAAGATAACGCTGATATCCGATTGACTGAGAAGTCTCGTGAACTTGGCCTTGTTGACGATGCGCGTTGGGCCCGTTTCAACGAAAAAATGGACAGCATGGAGAAGGAGCGTCAACGTCTGAAAGAAACTTGGATTAATCCAAAGTCTGAGGACATCGGTGCATTAAACCAGATCCTAAAAACACCAATGTCTCGCGAAGCGAGTGGTGAAGATCTTCTTCGTCGTCCTGAAATGACTTATTCACAGCTCACCGCATTGGATCGTTTTGGCCCTGCATTGGAAGATCAACAAGCGTCTGAGCAAGTTGAGATCCAAGTGAAGTACGAAGGTTACATTCAGCGCCAACAAGACGAAATCGAAAAATCACTGCGTCATGAAAACACCAAACTGCCTGCTGATATCGATTACAGCGAGGTGAAAGGGCTTTCTAACGAAGTGGTTCTAAAACTGACAACTACTAAACCAGACTCTATTGGTATTGCTTCTCGTATTTCAGGTATCACACCTGCAGCAATCTCAATCTTATTGGTTTACCTGAAAAAGCACGGCCTATTAAAAAAAGGTGAGGAAGCATAA
- the mnmE gene encoding tRNA uridine-5-carboxymethylaminomethyl(34) synthesis GTPase MnmE, protein MTTDTIVAQATAPGRGGVGIIRVSGPLATQVALEVTGKTLKPRYAEYLPFKSADGIELDQGIALYFPNPHSFTGEDVLELQGHGGPVVMDMLIKHILTISGVRAARPGEFSERAFLNDKMDLTQAEAIADLIDASSEEAAKSALQSLQGEFSKRINTLVDSLIHLRIYVEAAIDFPEEEIDFLADGKVSADLQAIIDNLEAVRQEANQGAIMREGMKVVIAGRPNAGKSSLLNALSGKESAIVTDIAGTTRDVLREHIHIDGMPLHIIDTAGLRDASDEVEKIGIERAWEEIAQADRVLFMVDGTTTDATDPKDIWPDFVDRLPNNIGMTVIRNKADQTSEELGICHVNDPTLIRLSAKTGQGVDALRSHLKDCMGFAGGHEGGFMARRRHLDALERASEHLDIGQQQLEGYMAGEILAEELRITQQHLNEITGEFSSDDLLGRIFSSFCIGK, encoded by the coding sequence ATGACTACAGATACGATTGTTGCTCAAGCGACCGCGCCCGGCCGTGGTGGCGTCGGTATTATCCGCGTTTCCGGCCCATTGGCGACTCAGGTTGCCCTAGAAGTAACAGGAAAGACACTTAAGCCTCGCTACGCTGAGTACCTGCCTTTTAAATCGGCCGATGGCATCGAGCTCGACCAAGGTATCGCGCTTTACTTCCCTAACCCACATTCGTTCACTGGCGAAGACGTGTTGGAGCTGCAAGGCCACGGCGGCCCAGTGGTTATGGACATGCTCATCAAGCACATACTAACCATCTCAGGCGTGCGTGCTGCGCGTCCAGGCGAGTTCTCTGAGCGTGCCTTCTTGAACGACAAGATGGATTTAACCCAAGCAGAAGCGATTGCTGACTTGATTGACGCAAGTTCAGAAGAAGCGGCAAAGTCAGCGCTGCAATCATTGCAAGGTGAGTTCTCTAAGCGCATTAACACACTGGTAGATTCACTGATTCATCTACGAATCTATGTTGAAGCAGCTATCGACTTCCCAGAAGAAGAAATTGATTTCCTGGCTGATGGTAAAGTAAGTGCTGACTTACAGGCTATCATCGACAATCTGGAAGCCGTGCGCCAAGAAGCCAATCAAGGTGCCATCATGCGTGAAGGTATGAAGGTAGTGATTGCTGGTCGCCCAAATGCAGGTAAATCGAGCCTATTGAATGCACTGTCTGGCAAAGAGTCAGCGATTGTGACCGACATTGCCGGTACTACACGTGATGTACTGCGTGAGCACATCCATATTGACGGTATGCCACTGCACATTATCGATACCGCAGGCCTGCGTGATGCGTCTGACGAAGTCGAAAAAATCGGTATTGAACGCGCTTGGGAAGAAATTGCTCAGGCTGACCGAGTTTTATTTATGGTGGATGGCACGACAACAGACGCTACTGACCCGAAAGATATCTGGCCAGATTTTGTTGATCGTTTACCAAATAACATCGGTATGACGGTGATTCGTAATAAAGCGGATCAAACCAGTGAAGAGCTGGGCATTTGCCATGTGAACGATCCAACCCTAATCCGCCTATCAGCGAAAACAGGCCAAGGTGTTGATGCTCTGCGCAGTCATCTTAAGGATTGCATGGGCTTTGCTGGTGGTCATGAAGGTGGATTTATGGCGCGTCGTCGCCACTTAGATGCCCTAGAACGCGCATCTGAGCACCTGGATATTGGCCAACAACAACTTGAAGGCTATATGGCTGGAGAGATCTTAGCGGAAGAGCTTCGTATCACTCAACAGCACCTCAATGAGATCACAGGTGAGTTCAGCTCAGACGATCTTTTAGGTCGCATCTTCTCTTCTTTCTGTATCGGTAAATAA
- a CDS encoding ParB/RepB/Spo0J family partition protein: protein MSKRGLGKGLDALLATSSLAREKQQVASHSQALSADGELTELAVGCLKPGVYQPRKDIAPEALEELAASIQSQGIIQPIVVRPLAHDQFEIIAGERRWRAARQAGLKQVPCLIKRVEDKAAIAMALIENIQREDLNVIEESQALERLQNEFELTHQQVADVIGKSRATVSNLLRLNQLENEVKGLVSNKQLEMGHARALLALEGDTQVEAANTAATKKMTVRQTEQLVKKCLKPDVEPESKPEDTEAIELSRRLTEKLQANVSVTRSVSGKSKVTITLDEPHKLEQLIAKLEY from the coding sequence ATGTCTAAGCGTGGTTTAGGAAAGGGGCTAGATGCATTGCTTGCAACTAGCTCGTTGGCTCGTGAAAAACAGCAAGTTGCTTCTCATAGTCAGGCGTTGTCTGCAGATGGAGAGCTAACAGAATTGGCTGTTGGTTGCTTGAAGCCAGGTGTTTATCAACCGCGTAAGGATATTGCGCCTGAAGCGTTAGAAGAACTAGCCGCTTCAATCCAGTCTCAAGGCATTATTCAGCCAATCGTAGTACGTCCTTTAGCGCACGACCAGTTTGAGATCATCGCTGGTGAGCGTCGTTGGAGAGCGGCTCGTCAAGCAGGCCTAAAACAAGTGCCATGTCTGATCAAGCGAGTGGAAGATAAAGCCGCGATTGCGATGGCATTGATCGAGAATATTCAGCGTGAAGACCTGAATGTTATCGAAGAATCACAAGCGCTAGAGCGTCTACAGAACGAATTTGAACTAACGCACCAACAAGTCGCTGATGTGATCGGTAAATCGAGAGCGACGGTCAGTAACTTATTACGTCTAAATCAGCTCGAAAATGAAGTAAAAGGTTTAGTTTCCAATAAACAACTGGAAATGGGGCATGCTCGAGCACTGCTTGCGCTAGAGGGTGATACCCAGGTTGAAGCTGCAAATACTGCGGCAACCAAAAAAATGACCGTGCGTCAAACTGAGCAACTTGTCAAAAAGTGCTTAAAACCAGACGTTGAACCTGAATCGAAGCCTGAAGATACAGAAGCTATCGAACTTTCACGAAGACTCACGGAAAAATTGCAAGCAAACGTTTCAGTTACTCGTTCTGTTAGCGGTAAGTCAAAAGTGACAATTACTCTTGATGAGCCTCACAAATTAGAGCAACTTATTGCTAAACTAGAGTACTAA
- the rsmG gene encoding 16S rRNA (guanine(527)-N(7))-methyltransferase RsmG, producing MSALREKLDHLIGQTELEVSEKQRGQLVGYVELLNKWNKAYNLTSVRDPLEMMVKHILDSIIVSTHLQGKRFIDVGTGPGLPGIPLSIMNPDCEFYLLDSLGKRIRFIKQVIHELGIDNVVPVQSRVEEFQPEEKFDAVLSRAFASMTDMVEWCHHLPKEQSGVFLALKGQHPRDEIDLLPEWCSVTGIKALQVPELDGERHLVTLSRQG from the coding sequence ATGAGCGCATTACGCGAGAAACTGGATCACCTGATTGGCCAGACTGAATTAGAAGTATCTGAAAAACAACGAGGCCAATTGGTTGGCTACGTTGAGTTGCTCAATAAGTGGAACAAGGCGTACAACCTAACGTCAGTTCGTGATCCGCTAGAAATGATGGTGAAACATATCTTAGATAGCATCATTGTTAGCACTCACTTACAAGGTAAGCGCTTTATTGACGTTGGCACTGGCCCTGGTCTTCCTGGGATTCCGCTCTCAATCATGAATCCTGACTGCGAGTTTTACTTGCTAGATAGCCTGGGTAAGCGTATTCGTTTTATCAAACAGGTGATTCATGAGCTGGGTATCGACAACGTTGTGCCGGTTCAAAGTCGTGTTGAAGAGTTTCAACCTGAAGAAAAGTTTGATGCAGTGCTCAGTCGTGCATTTGCATCAATGACAGACATGGTAGAGTGGTGTCACCATTTACCTAAAGAGCAATCCGGTGTATTTTTGGCTCTTAAGGGACAACATCCTAGAGATGAAATCGACCTGTTACCTGAATGGTGTTCAGTGACAGGCATTAAAGCTTTGCAAGTGCCAGAGCTTGATGGAGAGCGTCATCTAGTAACTTTATCGCGTCAGGGATAA
- the mioC gene encoding FMN-binding protein MioC, which produces MIHIITGSTLGGAEYVGDHLNDLLEEQGHEITLHNQPEYDDIPQQGFWLLVTSTHGAGEFPDNIKPFIDALTQHSPDLNQVRFAVVALGDSSYDTFCLAGKSVHNQLENLGAKPISACFTIDVLETPVPEDAAEAWFNDHSDQF; this is translated from the coding sequence ATGATCCACATTATTACAGGCAGCACCCTAGGCGGCGCCGAATACGTTGGCGATCACCTTAATGATCTTCTTGAAGAACAAGGTCATGAGATCACCCTACATAATCAGCCTGAGTACGATGATATTCCACAACAAGGCTTTTGGTTATTGGTGACTTCAACTCATGGTGCGGGTGAGTTTCCAGACAATATTAAGCCTTTTATTGACGCATTAACCCAACACTCTCCAGACTTAAACCAAGTTCGCTTTGCTGTCGTGGCGCTTGGCGATTCAAGCTACGATACCTTCTGTTTAGCTGGGAAATCCGTCCACAACCAACTGGAAAACCTCGGTGCAAAACCGATTTCAGCGTGTTTTACCATCGATGTATTGGAAACTCCGGTACCTGAAGATGCTGCAGAAGCCTGGTTTAACGATCATAGCGACCAGTTTTAA
- a CDS encoding F0F1 ATP synthase subunit I, whose translation MVAALARPGRVLAKQMLLIELSAVILVAIGLGLAVNPDWGFAALIGGGIFVIANVVFCVCAFLFCGARATKLVAASFYAGEALKILITVLLFSIVYMYMQVELVPLKLTYLLVLGINIFAPVLFINNKK comes from the coding sequence ATGGTAGCGGCGTTAGCAAGACCAGGACGAGTGCTTGCAAAGCAAATGTTATTGATCGAGCTTAGCGCGGTTATATTAGTGGCGATAGGGTTAGGTTTAGCTGTTAATCCTGATTGGGGTTTTGCTGCATTAATCGGTGGCGGTATTTTTGTCATCGCGAATGTAGTTTTTTGTGTGTGTGCTTTCCTATTTTGTGGAGCTCGCGCAACTAAGTTGGTTGCGGCGTCGTTCTATGCAGGCGAAGCGCTAAAAATCCTTATCACAGTTCTACTATTCTCTATTGTCTACATGTATATGCAGGTGGAATTAGTTCCCCTCAAACTGACCTATTTACTGGTTCTAGGTATTAATATCTTTGCGCCAGTGCTTTTCATTAACAATAAAAAATAG